The Artemia franciscana chromosome 18, ASM3288406v1, whole genome shotgun sequence genome includes a window with the following:
- the LOC136038377 gene encoding protein obstructor-E-like, producing the protein MDKHVKSLWRGGFDLSLDSQIFALAQEYGEISSCPQDYGLQLYPHPRYCDQFYKCENGTLTLESCENGLLFDGKGSVHNFCNYHWAVDCKDRTYELEKADRSESAYCPYLFGIFPISSGCETGYYRCAYGEAEIAECEKGLAYDERIHACNWPDLLIDENGCDPERVVGFTCPDPDSLPKGSLVQTFLPYPRYAVPGDCKRLITCVNGYPRLLTCGEYEAFNEYSLSCDSIDNVPNCK; encoded by the exons CATTAGCTCAGGAATATGGTGAAATCAGTTCTTGCCCACAGGACTACGGCTTGCAACTTTACCCTCATCCACGGTACTGTGATCAATTTTACAAATGTGAAAATGGCACATTAACCCTAGAAAGCTGTGAGAATGGTTTACTGTTTGACGGAAAGGGATCCGTtcataatttttgtaattaccaCTGGGCTGTTGATTGCAAAGATAGAACTTATGAAT TAGAGAAAGCAGACAGATCAGAATCAGCATACTGCCCTTACCTATTTGGTATATTTCCAATATCTAGTGGCTGTGAAACGGGGTACTATCGCTGTGCTTATGGAGAAGCAGAAATTGCAGAATGCGAAAAAGGCCTTGCATACGACGAGAGAATTCATGCTTGTAATTGGCCTGACTTATTGATTGATGAAAATGGGTGTGACCCGGAAA GAGTTGTCGGGTTTACTTGCCCAGACCCCGACAGTTTACCAAAAGGATCGTTGGTTCAGACTTTTCTACCATACCCAAGGTATGCTGTACCAGGTGATTGTAAAAGGCTGATTACATGCGTTAACGGCTATCCAAGGTTATTAACCTGTGGAGAGTATGAAGCATTTAACGAGTATTCTCTCTCCTGTGATAGTATTGATAACGTACCAAACTG CAAATGA